One window of Nocardia nova SH22a genomic DNA carries:
- a CDS encoding TobH protein, whose translation MIAGTPVLDLDDVASLEAADSGGILRSAASGGAQVRATAADIAEGALARLDGLRPRSLVLVSGTGRAARAVTLLQAAFGDRAGLPIVGATTIPQWVGSLDVVIVAGDDSADPRLTGAVDRALRRGAEVVVAAPDEGPMRAAAAGRATVLAPRVRVLDHNRILRFVAVGVAVLQAIDPTHIGPLVPDLELLADVLDAEALRDGPHNEVFHNPAKTLAARMRERRLVLSGDSPAAAVVAQHGAEVLLQTAGQIAAAADLTEAVAANARLVESAAVTAPGYDPLFHDEQLDGPAPVDRARVFVVSADADQVAARRRLAVFGTGAGIVDADLVNVDVELMRTEASVPRDAGAGEPQSPVAGRGSELEQLAVLILRLEMAAAYLRLLTGPAAATRPGHYDGGRY comes from the coding sequence ATGATCGCAGGGACACCCGTACTCGACCTCGATGACGTCGCCTCGTTGGAGGCCGCGGATTCCGGGGGAATTCTGCGTTCGGCCGCCTCCGGGGGCGCACAGGTGCGCGCAACCGCGGCCGACATCGCCGAGGGCGCACTCGCCCGGCTGGACGGTTTGCGACCGCGCAGTCTGGTACTCGTCTCCGGCACCGGCCGGGCGGCACGCGCGGTGACGCTGCTGCAGGCGGCGTTCGGCGACCGCGCCGGACTGCCCATCGTGGGCGCCACCACCATTCCGCAGTGGGTCGGCTCGCTGGACGTGGTGATCGTCGCGGGCGACGACTCCGCCGATCCGCGATTGACCGGCGCCGTGGACCGGGCGCTGCGCCGCGGCGCCGAGGTCGTGGTCGCCGCACCCGACGAGGGACCCATGCGTGCCGCGGCCGCCGGACGCGCGACCGTCCTCGCGCCGCGGGTCCGGGTGCTCGACCACAATCGGATCCTGCGATTCGTCGCAGTCGGTGTCGCGGTGCTGCAGGCCATCGACCCCACCCATATCGGCCCGCTGGTTCCGGATCTCGAACTGCTCGCGGATGTGCTCGATGCCGAGGCGCTGCGCGACGGCCCGCACAACGAGGTCTTCCACAACCCGGCGAAGACCCTCGCGGCCCGGATGCGCGAGCGGCGACTGGTGCTCAGCGGCGATTCCCCCGCCGCCGCGGTGGTCGCCCAGCACGGTGCCGAGGTGCTGTTGCAGACCGCGGGACAGATCGCCGCCGCGGCCGATCTCACCGAGGCCGTGGCCGCGAACGCACGGCTCGTCGAATCCGCCGCGGTCACCGCGCCCGGCTACGATCCGCTGTTCCACGACGAGCAGCTCGACGGCCCGGCGCCGGTCGACCGGGCCCGGGTGTTCGTGGTCAGCGCCGATGCCGATCAGGTCGCGGCGCGGCGGCGGCTGGCCGTCTTCGGCACCGGCGCGGGCATCGTCGACGCCGATCTGGTGAACGTCGATGTCGAGTTGATGCGGACGGAGGCCAGCGTGCCGCGCGACGCCGGTGCGGGTGAGCCGCAGTCGCCGGTGGCCGGACGCGGCAGCGAACTCGAACAACTGGCGGTGCTGATACTGCGACTCGAGATGGCCGCGGCCTATCTGCGGCTGCTCACCGGCCCGGCGGCCGCGACCCGGCCCGGCCATTACGACGGGGGCCGCTACTAG
- a CDS encoding NUDIX hydrolase has protein sequence MSAASLHASATELLENWYPATHPEQSIREAMLAFLGSAPRGCLREHAPGHITASAVVFSADGREVLLTLHPRVGRWIQLGGHCEPGDETVVDAALREATEESGIDGLVVEPGLYGAQAHPITCSLGVPTRHLDLLFKIHAPRGAIPVRSAESTDLRWWPVDALPADSDVLMR, from the coding sequence GTGAGCGCCGCGTCACTGCACGCCTCCGCGACCGAGCTGCTCGAAAACTGGTATCCCGCAACACATCCGGAGCAGTCGATCCGGGAGGCGATGCTCGCGTTCCTGGGGTCGGCGCCGCGCGGTTGCCTGCGTGAGCACGCGCCCGGCCACATCACCGCCTCGGCGGTGGTCTTCTCCGCCGACGGGCGGGAGGTGCTGCTGACCCTGCATCCGCGGGTGGGGCGGTGGATCCAGCTGGGCGGGCATTGCGAACCCGGTGACGAGACCGTCGTCGACGCGGCGCTGCGGGAGGCGACCGAGGAGTCGGGGATCGACGGGCTCGTGGTCGAGCCGGGGCTGTACGGCGCGCAGGCGCACCCGATCACCTGCTCGCTGGGCGTGCCGACGCGGCATCTGGATCTGTTGTTCAAGATCCACGCGCCGCGGGGTGCGATCCCCGTGCGCAGTGCCGAGTCGACGGATCTGCGCTGGTGGCCGGTGGACGCGCTACCGGCCGATTCGGATGTGCTGATGCGCTGA
- a CDS encoding alkane 1-monooxygenase, whose amino-acid sequence MSTEAGASSGVLDSGWRDRKRYLWLWGLFAPTGLFIIGLPSIWALNELGWHTLARVPFWLGPILIYLVIPAADLFFGADGENPPDEVMEYLENDRYYRYLTYIYLPFQYASLVMACYLITAGNLSWLGIDGGLGVVDKIGLALTVGMIGGIGINTAHELGHKKVHLERWLSRIALAQTWYGHFYIEHNRGHHVRVATPEDPASSRIGETFWAFWPRTVWGSLRSAWGLERTRLERLGKRPWTRHNDVLSAWAMSLLLYAVLVAVFGIGLLPYLILQAVVGFSLLEAVNYLEHYGLLRQRTDRGRYERPLPRHSWNSDHIVTNIFLYHLQRHSDHHAYPTRRYQTLRSWDGAPNLPSGYASMILLAYFPPLWRRVMDKRVIAHYEGDLSLANVHPPKRSRVLARYAEEER is encoded by the coding sequence ATGTCGACCGAAGCCGGAGCCTCCAGCGGAGTTCTCGACTCGGGATGGCGTGATCGCAAGAGATATCTGTGGCTGTGGGGACTGTTCGCCCCGACCGGACTGTTCATCATCGGGCTGCCGTCGATCTGGGCGCTCAACGAACTGGGCTGGCACACGCTGGCGAGAGTGCCGTTCTGGCTCGGGCCGATCCTGATCTACCTCGTGATCCCGGCCGCGGACCTGTTCTTCGGCGCCGACGGGGAGAATCCGCCGGACGAGGTCATGGAGTATCTGGAGAACGATCGGTACTACCGCTACCTGACCTATATCTACCTGCCCTTCCAGTACGCCTCGCTGGTCATGGCGTGCTATCTGATCACCGCGGGCAATCTGAGCTGGCTCGGAATCGACGGCGGTCTGGGCGTGGTCGACAAGATCGGGCTGGCGCTGACCGTCGGCATGATCGGCGGGATCGGGATCAACACCGCGCACGAACTCGGGCACAAGAAGGTGCATCTGGAGCGCTGGCTGTCGCGGATCGCGCTGGCTCAGACCTGGTACGGGCACTTCTACATCGAGCACAACCGCGGCCATCACGTCCGGGTGGCGACTCCCGAGGATCCGGCGAGTTCGCGTATCGGAGAGACGTTCTGGGCGTTCTGGCCGCGCACGGTGTGGGGGAGTCTGCGCTCGGCGTGGGGACTCGAGCGCACGCGGCTCGAGCGCCTCGGTAAGCGGCCGTGGACGCGGCACAACGATGTGCTCAGTGCGTGGGCGATGTCGCTGCTGCTGTACGCGGTGCTGGTCGCGGTGTTCGGCATCGGATTGCTGCCGTATCTGATCCTGCAGGCGGTGGTCGGATTCAGCCTGCTCGAGGCGGTCAACTATCTCGAGCACTACGGGTTGTTGCGCCAGCGCACCGACCGGGGCCGGTACGAGCGGCCGCTGCCGCGGCACAGCTGGAACAGCGACCACATCGTCACCAACATCTTCCTGTACCACCTGCAGCGGCACAGCGATCATCACGCCTATCCCACCCGCCGCTACCAGACCCTGCGCAGCTGGGACGGCGCGCCGAATCTGCCCAGCGGATACGCCAGCATGATCCTGCTGGCCTACTTCCCGCCGCTGTGGCGTCGCGTCATGGACAAGCGCGTCATCGCCCATTACGAGGGTGATCTGAGCCTGGCGAATGTGCACCCGCCCAAGCGATCCCGGGTCCTCGCACGGTATGCGGAGGAGGAACGGTGA
- a CDS encoding WhiB family transcriptional regulator, with translation MFDTIEEQWQERALCAQTDPEAFFPEKGGSTREAKRICLGCEVRDECLEYALAHDERFGIWGGLSERERRRLKRGIS, from the coding sequence ATGTTCGACACCATCGAGGAGCAGTGGCAGGAACGGGCGCTGTGCGCCCAGACCGATCCCGAGGCCTTCTTCCCCGAAAAGGGCGGCTCCACAAGAGAAGCCAAACGGATCTGCCTGGGCTGTGAGGTACGTGACGAGTGCTTGGAGTACGCACTCGCCCACGATGAACGTTTCGGTATCTGGGGCGGCCTGTCCGAACGCGAACGCCGCCGCCTCAAGCGCGGCATCAGCTAG
- a CDS encoding rubredoxin, producing the protein MSGEFRIYQCIQCGFEYDEEQGWPDEGIAPGTRWDDIPDDWTCPDCGAAKADFFMVEIERS; encoded by the coding sequence GTGAGTGGCGAGTTCCGGATCTATCAATGCATCCAGTGTGGCTTCGAGTACGACGAGGAGCAGGGCTGGCCGGATGAGGGGATCGCGCCCGGCACGCGCTGGGACGATATCCCCGACGACTGGACCTGTCCGGATTGCGGCGCCGCGAAGGCCGACTTCTTCATGGTCGAGATCGAGCGTTCGTGA
- a CDS encoding DUF3499 domain-containing protein, protein MRRCCRPGCKNPAVATLTYVYSDSTAVVGPLATVAEPHSWDLCETHGSRITAPKGWEMVRHEGGFSSSTPDDDDLTALAEAVREAGMRRRAPEPEQPGYSDYTPPPSRPQRPGRTGRRGHLRVLPDPPN, encoded by the coding sequence ATGCGTCGTTGCTGCCGCCCCGGCTGCAAGAATCCGGCCGTCGCGACGCTCACCTATGTCTACTCGGACTCGACCGCCGTCGTCGGCCCCCTCGCCACCGTCGCCGAGCCGCACTCCTGGGATCTGTGTGAGACCCACGGTTCCCGCATCACCGCGCCCAAGGGCTGGGAGATGGTCCGCCACGAGGGCGGCTTCTCCTCCAGCACACCGGACGACGACGATCTGACCGCACTGGCCGAGGCCGTCCGCGAGGCCGGGATGCGTCGCCGCGCACCGGAACCCGAACAGCCCGGCTACTCCGACTACACGCCGCCGCCGTCCCGGCCGCAGCGTCCCGGCCGCACCGGCCGTCGCGGGCACCTGCGGGTGCTGCCCGATCCGCCGAACTGA
- a CDS encoding TetR family transcriptional regulator: protein MPRNGVRVPYQEAARSLLRTSVLDAVRELLVERDWGKITLGDVAAQAGVSRQTLYNEFGSRTGLAQAYALRLADQLVDHVGAAIDDNVGDARSAFREGLANFILDSAADPLVQSLVVGEAKLDLLRLITLDAGPLIEHAAQRLAAAFERSWVGASSSQADVLAHALVRIAISYIPTPAAVHRDAPEELSLLLSPYVEAILAASERG, encoded by the coding sequence ATGCCGCGTAACGGTGTCCGGGTCCCGTATCAGGAGGCTGCCCGCAGCCTCCTGCGTACCTCCGTGCTCGACGCGGTGCGCGAACTGCTCGTCGAGCGGGACTGGGGCAAGATCACGCTGGGGGATGTCGCCGCGCAGGCGGGGGTGAGCCGCCAGACGCTCTACAACGAGTTCGGTTCCCGGACGGGGCTGGCCCAGGCGTACGCGTTACGGCTCGCCGATCAACTGGTGGACCATGTCGGCGCCGCGATCGACGACAACGTCGGCGACGCGCGCTCGGCCTTCCGCGAAGGGCTGGCAAATTTCATTTTGGACAGCGCGGCCGATCCGCTGGTGCAGTCGCTCGTCGTCGGCGAGGCGAAACTGGATCTGCTGCGATTGATCACTCTCGACGCCGGGCCGCTCATCGAGCATGCCGCCCAGCGATTGGCCGCCGCATTCGAGCGGAGCTGGGTCGGCGCCTCATCGTCGCAGGCAGATGTGCTGGCGCACGCGCTGGTGCGGATCGCGATCAGCTATATCCCGACTCCCGCGGCCGTCCACCGAGACGCCCCGGAGGAGCTGAGTCTGCTGCTTTCGCCGTATGTGGAGGCGATCCTCGCGGCCTCGGAGCGCGGTTGA
- a CDS encoding metallopeptidase family protein codes for MTRSKRRPVTSRSVVRRGRGVRGPMLPPSAPARRTRGQQFDRLVLEAFAPLDARWHDRLTKLDIAVDDVPKIRPLHPDSVTWPDEVVADGPVPLSRLVPAGMDRHNAATRARVVLFRKPLELRAHDPEDLLDLLREVLVQQIATYLGVDPEVIDPTGD; via the coding sequence ATGACCCGTTCGAAGAGACGGCCGGTGACGAGCCGTTCGGTGGTGCGCCGTGGGCGCGGCGTTCGCGGACCCATGCTGCCGCCGTCGGCGCCCGCGCGCCGCACCCGCGGTCAGCAGTTCGACCGGCTGGTGCTGGAGGCGTTCGCCCCCTTGGACGCCCGCTGGCACGACCGCCTGACCAAACTCGACATCGCGGTCGACGACGTCCCGAAGATCCGCCCCCTACACCCGGATTCGGTCACCTGGCCCGACGAGGTCGTGGCCGACGGCCCGGTCCCGCTTTCCCGCCTCGTCCCCGCGGGTATGGACCGTCACAACGCCGCCACCCGAGCCCGAGTGGTCCTGTTCCGCAAACCTCTCGAACTCCGAGCTCACGACCCGGAAGACCTCCTGGACCTGTTGCGCGAAGTACTCGTCCAGCAGATAGCCACATACTTGGGCGTAGACCCGGAAGTGATAGACCCGACGGGAGATTGA
- a CDS encoding phosphomannomutase/phosphoglucomutase has protein sequence MTVARSAESVHAVVKAYDVRGVVGEQIDAAFVRDVGAAFARLMRDSATRIAIGHDMRESSPELAAAFADGVLDQGLDVVHIGLASTDQLYFASGHLQCPGAMFTASHNPARYNGIKLCKANALPVGQETGLATIADELIEGVPAGPGPRGTATEQNLLEAYAEFLRGLVDLSGIRPLKVAVDAGNGMGGYTVPAVLGAVSQLTIEPLYFELDGSFPNHEANPLDPKNLVDLQKFVRETGADIGLAFDGDADRCFVVDERGEPVSPSAVTALVAERELAKEPGATIIHNLITSQSVPELVTELGGTPVRTRVGHSFIKQQMASTGAIFGGEHSAHYYFRDFWGADSGMLAALHVLAALGGSDGPEGGSLRNHEGPRGRRIEHSEKDDRTMSELSSSYSTYAASGEINSTVADAKDRTLAVVTAFEGRARSVDRLDGVTVRLPGNAWFNLRASNTEPLLRLNVEARSQEEVDALVTEILSIVRG, from the coding sequence ATGACAGTCGCCCGGTCCGCCGAGTCCGTTCACGCAGTTGTCAAGGCATACGACGTTCGCGGGGTTGTCGGAGAGCAGATCGACGCGGCGTTCGTCCGCGATGTCGGCGCGGCCTTCGCCCGGCTGATGCGTGATTCCGCCACCCGTATCGCCATCGGTCACGATATGCGCGAATCCTCTCCGGAACTGGCCGCCGCCTTCGCCGACGGCGTCCTGGACCAAGGGCTCGACGTCGTTCACATCGGACTCGCCTCCACCGATCAGCTGTACTTCGCCTCCGGTCATCTCCAGTGCCCGGGCGCCATGTTCACCGCCAGCCACAATCCCGCCCGCTACAACGGCATCAAACTGTGCAAGGCCAACGCCCTGCCCGTGGGTCAGGAGACCGGCCTGGCGACGATCGCGGACGAACTGATCGAGGGTGTGCCCGCCGGTCCGGGACCGCGCGGCACCGCGACCGAACAGAATCTGCTCGAGGCGTATGCCGAATTCCTGCGCGGACTGGTCGATCTGAGCGGAATCCGGCCGCTGAAGGTCGCCGTCGACGCCGGTAACGGGATGGGTGGGTACACCGTGCCCGCCGTGCTCGGCGCGGTGTCGCAGCTGACCATCGAACCGCTGTACTTCGAACTCGACGGCTCGTTCCCCAATCACGAAGCCAATCCGCTGGATCCGAAGAATCTGGTGGACCTGCAGAAGTTCGTCCGCGAGACCGGCGCCGACATCGGCCTGGCCTTCGACGGTGACGCCGACCGCTGCTTCGTGGTGGACGAGCGCGGCGAACCGGTCTCCCCCTCGGCGGTGACCGCGCTGGTCGCCGAGCGCGAACTCGCCAAGGAGCCCGGCGCCACCATCATCCACAACCTGATCACCTCCCAGTCCGTGCCGGAACTGGTCACCGAACTCGGCGGCACCCCGGTCCGCACCCGGGTCGGGCATTCGTTCATCAAGCAGCAGATGGCGTCGACGGGCGCGATCTTCGGCGGTGAGCACTCCGCGCACTACTACTTCCGCGACTTCTGGGGCGCCGACTCCGGAATGCTCGCGGCGCTGCACGTCCTCGCGGCGCTCGGCGGGAGCGACGGGCCCGAAGGCGGCAGCTTGCGTAACCACGAAGGGCCCCGCGGACGCCGCATCGAGCACAGCGAGAAGGACGACCGGACGATGTCGGAACTCTCGTCCTCCTACAGCACGTACGCGGCCTCCGGCGAGATCAACTCCACCGTGGCGGATGCGAAGGACCGGACACTCGCGGTCGTCACCGCGTTCGAGGGACGCGCCCGCTCGGTGGACCGTCTCGACGGCGTGACCGTGCGGCTGCCCGGCAACGCGTGGTTCAATCTGCGCGCATCCAATACCGAGCCGCTGCTGCGACTCAACGTCGAGGCCCGTTCGCAGGAGGAAGTAGACGCACTCGTGACCGAGATTCTGAGCATCGTGCGCGGCTGA
- a CDS encoding rubredoxin: MSAFRCPVCDYVYDEVKGEPHEGFPAGTPWDSVPDDWCCPDCGVREKIDFEEAL; encoded by the coding sequence GTGAGCGCTTTTCGTTGTCCTGTCTGCGATTACGTGTACGACGAGGTCAAAGGTGAACCCCACGAAGGGTTTCCGGCGGGTACGCCGTGGGATTCTGTTCCCGACGACTGGTGCTGTCCGGACTGCGGGGTGCGGGAGAAGATCGATTTCGAGGAGGCACTGTGA
- a CDS encoding coenzyme F420-0:L-glutamate ligase — protein MSEQARAGDHAPGGEVRIIPVPGLPEFRPGDDVAEHIAAQAPWLADGDVLVVTSKIVAKAEGRIVAAPLDPEERDAVRRKLVDAEAVRVLARKGRTLITENRIGIVQAASGVDGSNVEQGELVLLPTDPDASAKAIRSELARRLGVEVAVVITDTMGRAWRIGQIDAAIGAAGLRVVHDYAGAVDGQGNELQVTQVAVADELAAAADLAKGKLGGVPVAVVRGLATVDDGSTAKDLLRGGEEDLFWLGTAEAIERGRREALLVRRSVRSFAATPVEPELIRAAVADALTAPAPHHTHPVRFVWVREPELRARLLNAMAARWRDDLGGDGLAPERVERRVARGRILFDAPEVIIPFCVPDGAHDYPDQRRRAAESTMFTVAVGAAVQGLLVALATRGVGSCWIGSTIFAPEVTREVLDLAGDWNPLGAIAVGYPEEELQPREPRPGGFGLIEL, from the coding sequence GTGAGCGAGCAGGCGCGAGCGGGCGATCACGCGCCCGGCGGTGAGGTCCGGATCATTCCCGTCCCAGGGCTGCCGGAGTTCCGGCCGGGTGACGATGTCGCGGAACATATTGCGGCACAGGCGCCCTGGCTCGCCGACGGCGACGTACTGGTGGTGACCAGCAAGATCGTCGCCAAGGCGGAGGGGCGGATCGTCGCGGCGCCGCTGGATCCGGAGGAGCGCGACGCGGTGCGCCGGAAGCTCGTCGATGCTGAGGCGGTCCGGGTGCTCGCGCGCAAGGGGCGCACCCTGATCACCGAGAACCGGATCGGCATCGTGCAGGCCGCCTCCGGGGTCGACGGGTCGAATGTGGAACAGGGCGAACTGGTTCTGCTGCCGACCGATCCCGACGCGAGCGCGAAGGCCATCCGGTCGGAGCTCGCGCGGCGGCTGGGTGTCGAGGTCGCGGTCGTGATCACCGACACCATGGGGCGCGCCTGGCGGATCGGGCAGATCGACGCCGCGATCGGCGCCGCTGGCCTGCGCGTGGTGCACGACTACGCCGGCGCGGTCGACGGCCAGGGCAACGAACTGCAGGTCACTCAGGTCGCGGTGGCCGACGAACTCGCGGCCGCCGCCGACCTGGCGAAGGGCAAACTCGGCGGAGTTCCGGTCGCGGTCGTGCGCGGCCTGGCCACCGTCGACGACGGCTCGACTGCCAAGGATCTACTGCGCGGGGGCGAGGAGGATCTGTTCTGGCTCGGCACCGCCGAGGCGATCGAGCGCGGACGCCGGGAGGCGCTGCTGGTGCGGCGGTCGGTGCGCAGTTTCGCCGCGACGCCGGTCGAGCCCGAGCTGATCCGGGCGGCGGTGGCCGACGCCCTCACCGCTCCCGCGCCCCATCACACCCATCCGGTGCGCTTCGTCTGGGTACGAGAGCCAGAGCTGCGCGCCAGGTTGCTGAACGCGATGGCCGCGCGATGGCGTGACGATCTGGGCGGCGACGGACTGGCGCCGGAGCGGGTGGAGCGCCGGGTGGCGCGCGGGCGCATCCTGTTCGACGCACCCGAGGTGATCATTCCGTTCTGCGTGCCCGACGGTGCGCACGACTACCCCGATCAGCGTCGCCGGGCGGCCGAGTCGACGATGTTCACCGTGGCGGTGGGCGCGGCGGTACAGGGTCTGCTGGTGGCGCTGGCGACCCGCGGTGTCGGCAGCTGCTGGATCGGTTCGACGATCTTCGCGCCGGAGGTGACGCGCGAGGTGCTGGATCTGGCCGGGGACTGGAATCCGCTGGGCGCCATAGCCGTCGGCTATCCCGAGGAGGAACTGCAGCCGCGCGAGCCGCGGCCGGGCGGATTCGGGCTGATCGAGCTGTGA
- the manA gene encoding mannose-6-phosphate isomerase, class I — translation MHELVGALRSYAWGSRTALAQLCGRDVPSAHPEAELWFGAHPADPAKILSDGESRSLLELLETDPARELGSVAPEFGGRLPFLLKILAAEEPLSLQAHPSAAQARSGFDRENHARVPLDSPMRNYRDDSHKPELVVALDRFEALAGFRDPLRTVELLESLAVPELTPYAELLAAQPDAGGLRTLFTTWITLPQTALATLLPKVLDGCVRYLKQTDPESPRQPKEFAAEAQTTLELAEGYPGDAGVLAALLLNRLTLEPGQGLFLDAGSLHAYLRGIGVEIMANSDNVLRGGLTPKHVDVPELLRVLDFEPLRLPIIEPEPVGPGSYRYRTPAPEFALRRFELDADGDEVAIPRTGPGIMLVTAGTVRLSQGGTELSVTAGSAAWISAADTDIRAAAVDGPAQLFCACVGE, via the coding sequence GTGCACGAACTCGTTGGTGCGTTGCGCTCCTATGCCTGGGGATCCCGCACCGCACTCGCTCAGCTGTGCGGTCGGGACGTTCCCTCGGCCCATCCCGAGGCCGAATTGTGGTTCGGCGCCCACCCCGCCGATCCGGCGAAGATCCTGTCCGACGGCGAATCCCGATCGCTGCTGGAATTGCTCGAGACCGATCCGGCCCGGGAATTGGGTTCGGTGGCGCCGGAATTCGGCGGGCGGCTGCCGTTCCTGCTGAAGATCCTCGCCGCCGAGGAACCGCTGTCGCTGCAGGCCCACCCCAGCGCCGCGCAGGCCCGCTCCGGGTTCGACCGGGAGAACCACGCCCGGGTCCCGCTGGACTCGCCGATGCGCAACTATCGCGACGACAGCCACAAACCCGAACTGGTGGTGGCACTCGACCGATTCGAGGCACTGGCCGGATTCCGCGATCCGCTGCGCACGGTGGAACTGCTCGAATCCCTGGCCGTCCCCGAGTTGACGCCGTACGCGGAACTGCTTGCCGCCCAACCCGATGCCGGTGGCCTGCGCACCCTGTTCACCACCTGGATCACGCTGCCGCAGACCGCGCTGGCCACCCTGCTGCCGAAGGTGCTCGACGGCTGCGTCCGCTATCTCAAACAGACCGACCCCGAATCACCGCGGCAACCCAAGGAGTTCGCGGCCGAGGCCCAGACGACGCTGGAGCTGGCCGAGGGCTATCCCGGCGACGCGGGCGTGCTGGCGGCCCTGCTGCTGAACCGGCTGACGCTCGAACCCGGGCAGGGGTTGTTCCTGGACGCCGGTAGCCTGCACGCGTATCTGCGCGGTATCGGCGTGGAGATCATGGCGAACTCCGACAACGTGTTGCGCGGCGGGCTCACCCCCAAACACGTCGACGTACCGGAGCTGCTGCGGGTCCTGGACTTCGAGCCGCTGCGGCTGCCGATCATCGAACCCGAGCCCGTGGGCCCGGGTTCGTACCGGTACCGCACGCCCGCACCGGAATTCGCGCTCCGGCGATTCGAACTCGACGCGGACGGCGACGAGGTGGCGATCCCGCGAACCGGCCCCGGCATCATGCTCGTGACGGCGGGAACCGTGCGGCTGTCCCAGGGCGGTACCGAGTTGTCCGTCACCGCGGGCAGTGCGGCGTGGATCTCGGCCGCCGACACCGATATCCGGGCCGCCGCCGTGGACGGCCCGGCGCAGCTGTTCTGCGCCTGTGTGGGTGAGTGA
- the cofD gene encoding 2-phospho-L-lactate transferase: protein MVKLPTQFRYYPWPPSARFGNAGVANDQQIRTRTSGSEHRIGCADVTGEQADIAAPITRDDAQPRIAVLVGGVGGARFLQGVRELLPNADVTALVNVGDDVWMHGLRICPDLDTCMYTLGGGIDTERGWGRVGETWHAKEELAKYHAQPDWFGLGDRDIATHLVRSEMLRAGYPLSAVTEALCNRWEPGVKLLPATDDRCETHVVISDPDNPGERRAIHFQEWWVRYRANVETHGFVTIGADQAKPAPGVTEIIEQADAILLAPSNPVVSIGAILAVPGIRGALRTTSAKVVGLSPVIDGKPLRGMADECLEVIGVETSAEAIGRHFGARSDTGILDGWLIHSTDEAEVPGVEVRSVPLLMTDPAATAEMVRAALDIAGVAS from the coding sequence ATGGTCAAGCTGCCGACACAATTCCGTTACTATCCGTGGCCGCCTTCGGCGCGGTTCGGTAACGCCGGAGTAGCAAATGACCAGCAAATACGTACTCGAACGAGTGGTTCCGAGCACCGCATAGGCTGTGCGGATGTGACTGGAGAACAAGCGGACATCGCGGCGCCGATCACACGCGATGATGCGCAACCACGCATTGCCGTGTTGGTCGGAGGAGTCGGTGGCGCGCGCTTCTTGCAAGGCGTGCGAGAACTGCTGCCGAACGCGGATGTAACGGCACTGGTGAACGTCGGCGATGACGTCTGGATGCACGGTTTACGAATCTGTCCCGACCTGGACACCTGCATGTACACGCTGGGTGGGGGTATCGATACCGAGCGTGGCTGGGGCCGGGTCGGAGAAACGTGGCACGCCAAGGAGGAACTGGCGAAATATCACGCCCAACCGGATTGGTTCGGGCTCGGAGATCGCGATATCGCGACACATCTCGTGCGCAGTGAAATGCTGCGCGCGGGATACCCGCTCTCGGCGGTAACCGAAGCGCTGTGCAACCGCTGGGAACCCGGTGTGAAACTTCTCCCGGCGACCGACGACAGATGTGAAACCCATGTAGTGATCAGTGACCCCGACAACCCTGGCGAACGCCGCGCGATTCATTTCCAGGAGTGGTGGGTACGGTACCGGGCAAACGTCGAGACCCATGGATTCGTCACAATCGGGGCGGATCAAGCCAAACCTGCCCCCGGTGTGACAGAAATCATAGAGCAGGCTGACGCGATTCTGCTCGCCCCGTCGAACCCCGTGGTGAGCATCGGCGCGATACTCGCGGTGCCCGGTATCCGGGGCGCACTGCGCACCACGTCCGCCAAGGTGGTGGGGCTGTCACCGGTGATCGACGGAAAACCGTTGCGCGGCATGGCCGATGAATGCCTCGAGGTGATCGGGGTGGAGACCTCCGCGGAGGCGATCGGACGGCACTTCGGCGCTCGCTCGGACACCGGCATCCTGGACGGCTGGCTCATCCATTCCACCGACGAGGCCGAGGTGCCCGGCGTGGAGGTACGCAGTGTGCCGCTGCTGATGACCGATCCGGCCGCGACCGCCGAAATGGTGCGCGCGGCACTGGATATCGCGGGGGTCGCCTCGTGA